Proteins encoded in a region of the Streptomyces akebiae genome:
- a CDS encoding aldehyde dehydrogenase family protein: MSTTPSGPRSTASPHEERLLIDGELRSAAGSGTFEVLNPADGTVLGKVADAGREDMLDAIAAARRAFEETDWAVDRQFRKRALTQLLDALVEEKDELREELIAEVGTPRMLTFGAQLEEPLKLLQWHIDHIDRFEWVRRLDDTVNRFTNEPGERWVVKEPIGVVTAITPWNFPFRLLLGKLAGALATGNTVVAKPAPETPWNATRIGRLIAERTDIPAGVVNVVPTSNLDAAELLLTDPRVDMVSFTGSTVTGQRVLELAAPTFKRTMLELGGKSASIILDDADLTQAIPQALGALAHSGQGCALPTRLLVHRKVYDRVVAGLTQAFRQVSWGDPQDQGTLAGPIISARQRDRVADYIRIGREEGARLAVGGGVPDRAGFWVEPTLFVDVDNDSTIAQEEIFGPVLTVTPFDTDEEAIRLANASRYGLAGYVASASTERALRIARAVRAGSLMINGGSFSGGDAPFGGYKASGIGREGGREGFEIHTETKTIGSALSLPLS, translated from the coding sequence ATGTCCACCACTCCATCAGGTCCGCGGTCGACAGCATCTCCGCACGAGGAGCGCCTGCTGATCGACGGAGAACTCCGCAGCGCCGCGGGCAGCGGCACGTTCGAGGTGCTCAATCCGGCGGACGGCACCGTTCTGGGCAAGGTCGCCGACGCCGGCCGGGAGGACATGCTCGACGCGATCGCCGCGGCCCGGCGCGCGTTCGAGGAGACGGACTGGGCCGTCGACCGGCAGTTCCGCAAGCGCGCCCTGACCCAGCTCCTCGACGCGCTGGTCGAGGAGAAGGACGAACTGCGCGAGGAACTCATCGCAGAGGTCGGAACTCCGCGCATGCTCACCTTCGGTGCCCAGCTGGAGGAGCCTCTGAAGCTGCTCCAATGGCACATCGACCACATCGACCGGTTCGAGTGGGTGCGCCGACTCGACGACACCGTCAACCGGTTCACCAACGAGCCCGGCGAGCGGTGGGTGGTCAAGGAGCCCATCGGCGTCGTCACCGCCATCACGCCCTGGAACTTCCCCTTCAGATTGCTGCTCGGCAAGCTCGCCGGCGCTCTCGCCACCGGCAACACGGTCGTCGCGAAGCCCGCCCCCGAGACACCGTGGAACGCCACTCGCATCGGCCGGCTCATCGCCGAGCGCACCGACATCCCGGCCGGCGTGGTCAACGTGGTGCCGACCAGCAACCTTGACGCGGCCGAACTCCTCCTGACCGACCCGCGCGTCGACATGGTGTCGTTCACCGGTTCCACGGTCACGGGGCAGCGCGTCCTCGAACTCGCCGCGCCGACCTTCAAGCGCACGATGCTGGAGCTCGGCGGCAAGAGCGCGTCGATCATCCTCGACGACGCGGACCTCACGCAGGCCATCCCGCAGGCGCTCGGCGCGCTCGCCCACTCGGGCCAGGGGTGCGCGCTGCCGACCCGGCTGCTCGTGCACCGCAAGGTCTACGACCGCGTCGTCGCCGGCCTGACGCAGGCGTTCCGGCAGGTGTCCTGGGGTGACCCTCAGGACCAGGGCACGCTGGCCGGCCCGATCATCTCGGCCCGGCAGCGTGACCGCGTCGCCGACTACATCCGTATCGGCCGGGAAGAGGGCGCGAGGCTCGCCGTCGGCGGAGGCGTCCCCGACCGCGCGGGCTTCTGGGTGGAACCGACCCTCTTCGTCGACGTCGACAACGACTCCACCATCGCGCAGGAGGAGATCTTCGGGCCGGTACTCACCGTGACACCGTTCGACACCGACGAAGAGGCGATCCGGCTGGCCAACGCCAGCCGGTACGGCCTCGCCGGATACGTCGCGTCGGCCTCGACGGAGCGCGCTCTGCGCATCGCACGCGCCGTCCGAGCCGGCAGTCTCATGATCAACGGTGGCTCGTTCTCCGGCGGGGACGCCCCCTTCGGCGGTTACAAGGCGAGCGGCATCGGCCGCGAGGGCGGCCGCGAGGGCTTCGAGATCCACACCGAGACCAAGACCATCGGGTCCGCGCTCTCGCTGCCCCTTTCCTGA
- a CDS encoding SDR family oxidoreductase — translation MNDYLQYTGKTAVVTGTASGIGRATAQRLVELGAEVHAVDYAPTELPGLASAIQADLALRDDIDRAFAKLPEHIDAFFGVAGVSGLQHDYNTTLLINFGANKYISDAYLEARMGDGGAVVYVTSTGGINWERYQEELEGLIHVDGWDAIVAAIEGLGLDDQPGPAAYPLSKRVLNLFMAHSATALGSRGIRVNAVLPTSTETGLTSDFAMMAGGRASLESRAGLNQRLATPEEMADPVVFLNSHAARYISGHPLTVDFGARNLQLLGRTADALDRPLIGNPQAARS, via the coding sequence ATGAACGACTACCTTCAGTACACCGGCAAGACTGCGGTCGTGACCGGCACCGCCTCCGGGATCGGCAGGGCGACGGCGCAGCGCCTCGTCGAACTGGGCGCGGAGGTCCACGCCGTCGACTACGCGCCGACCGAGCTGCCAGGTCTCGCCTCCGCGATCCAGGCGGACCTGGCACTGCGTGACGACATCGACCGGGCTTTCGCGAAGCTCCCCGAGCACATCGACGCGTTCTTCGGCGTGGCCGGAGTCTCAGGTCTCCAGCACGACTACAACACGACACTGCTGATCAACTTCGGCGCCAACAAGTACATATCGGACGCGTATCTGGAGGCGCGGATGGGCGACGGTGGCGCCGTCGTCTATGTGACCTCCACGGGCGGTATCAACTGGGAGCGCTACCAGGAGGAACTCGAAGGGCTGATCCACGTCGACGGGTGGGATGCCATCGTCGCGGCGATCGAAGGACTCGGTCTCGACGACCAGCCCGGGCCGGCCGCCTATCCCCTCTCGAAGCGGGTGCTCAACCTGTTCATGGCGCACAGCGCGACCGCACTCGGGAGCCGCGGAATCCGGGTGAACGCCGTGCTCCCGACGAGCACCGAGACCGGTCTGACGTCGGACTTCGCCATGATGGCCGGCGGACGCGCATCGCTTGAGTCGCGTGCCGGCCTGAACCAGCGTCTGGCCACGCCGGAGGAGATGGCGGACCCCGTCGTGTTCCTCAACTCCCATGCGGCGCGGTACATCTCCGGGCACCCGCTCACGGTCGACTTCGGCGCCCGCAACCTGCAGCTCCTCGGCCGCACGGCCGACGCGCTGGACCGCCCGCTCATCGGGAACCCGCAGGCAGCGCGCTCCTGA
- a CDS encoding MFS transporter: MNESSLTEASPTSQRQVLKVLSGLLLALFVSTLSSTVVSSALPKIIEDVRGTQTQYTWVVTATLLTTTATTPIWGKLADLFSKKTLLQVSLVIFVLGTVASGISQTGGQLIAARALQGVGVGGAQALVQIAIAAVIPPRERGRYSAYLSGTTSTSTIGGPLLGGVIVDTPWLGWRWCFFIAVPLAVVAFFLLQRTLNLPLLRRENVRIDYLGATLIATGVSVLLIWVSFVDSSFAWASWQTAAMLSGGTALLAAALWVEKHATEPIVPLAVVRQRTTALAILGSLAVGTAMFGASVFLIQYFQLSRGRTPTEAGLLTIPMMAGILIASIVAGRLISRSGKIKPFLISGAALLTVGCAGLGVIDHETPMVFLAVSMLCVGMGVGMTLQNFVLAVQNTVPLKDIGAASSTVTFFRSLGGTVGVAVLGAVLARQVEDGTASGLASAGLSGVDSNSPAMREIVRVAYGDATAHVFLLAAAAALLAVIAAVLLEPVNLRSSLDLPEKTDEAVAAAPDPDQGTRSST, encoded by the coding sequence GTGAACGAGTCGAGTCTCACGGAGGCGTCCCCCACGTCCCAACGGCAGGTACTGAAGGTGCTCAGCGGCCTGCTCCTCGCGCTCTTCGTCTCGACCCTCAGCAGTACGGTGGTCTCCAGCGCGCTACCGAAGATCATCGAAGACGTGCGCGGGACACAGACCCAGTACACGTGGGTCGTCACCGCGACCCTCCTCACCACGACGGCGACGACCCCGATCTGGGGCAAGCTCGCCGACCTCTTCAGCAAGAAGACCCTTCTCCAAGTCTCCCTCGTCATCTTCGTGCTCGGCACCGTGGCGTCCGGGATCAGCCAGACGGGAGGGCAACTGATCGCCGCGCGGGCCCTCCAGGGCGTCGGCGTGGGAGGCGCGCAGGCGCTCGTCCAGATCGCCATCGCCGCCGTCATCCCGCCTCGCGAGCGCGGCCGTTACAGCGCCTACCTCAGCGGCACCACCTCGACATCGACCATCGGTGGACCGCTCCTCGGCGGTGTCATCGTCGACACCCCGTGGCTGGGCTGGCGGTGGTGCTTCTTCATCGCCGTTCCGCTCGCCGTCGTCGCGTTCTTCCTGCTCCAGCGGACGCTGAACCTTCCTCTGCTGCGCCGTGAGAACGTGCGGATCGACTACCTGGGGGCCACTCTGATCGCCACCGGGGTCAGCGTCCTGCTCATCTGGGTGTCGTTCGTCGACAGCTCCTTCGCCTGGGCCTCGTGGCAGACCGCCGCCATGCTGTCCGGCGGGACGGCCCTGCTCGCCGCCGCCCTGTGGGTGGAGAAGCACGCCACCGAACCGATCGTCCCGCTCGCCGTCGTGCGGCAGCGCACCACCGCCCTGGCCATCCTCGGCAGCCTGGCCGTCGGTACGGCCATGTTCGGCGCCTCGGTCTTCCTGATCCAGTACTTCCAGCTCAGCCGCGGCCGCACCCCCACCGAAGCCGGTCTGCTGACCATTCCGATGATGGCCGGCATCCTGATCGCCTCCATCGTCGCCGGCCGGCTGATCAGCCGGAGCGGGAAGATCAAGCCGTTCCTCATCTCCGGCGCCGCACTGCTCACCGTCGGCTGCGCGGGCCTCGGCGTCATCGACCACGAGACCCCCATGGTCTTCCTGGCCGTGTCGATGCTGTGTGTCGGGATGGGCGTCGGCATGACACTGCAGAACTTCGTACTCGCCGTGCAGAACACCGTGCCGCTGAAGGACATCGGGGCGGCGAGCTCCACGGTGACGTTCTTCCGATCGCTCGGCGGAACGGTCGGCGTCGCCGTCCTCGGCGCCGTCCTGGCCCGCCAGGTCGAGGACGGGACCGCGAGCGGTCTTGCCTCCGCCGGGCTGTCCGGCGTGGACTCGAACTCTCCCGCGATGCGGGAGATCGTCCGCGTCGCGTACGGTGACGCGACGGCACACGTCTTCCTCCTCGCGGCCGCCGCGGCCCTTCTCGCCGTCATCGCCGCCGTCCTCCTCGAACCGGTCAACCTGCGCAGCAGCCTCGACCTGCCTGAGAAGACCGATGAAGCAGTGGCCGCGGCGCCCGATCCCGACCAGGGCACACGTTCGAGCACGTGA
- a CDS encoding putative quinol monooxygenase has translation MTKALLAEFTAREGAEDEVARLIREYALKVREEEGNLAFDVYTKAAAPRAYWIFEVYRDEDAFKAHLEAPYGAPFNAALTPLIEEDASVLTFLDPLATHR, from the coding sequence ATGACGAAAGCCCTGCTCGCCGAGTTCACCGCCCGAGAGGGGGCGGAGGACGAGGTCGCCCGCCTGATCCGGGAGTACGCCCTGAAGGTGCGCGAGGAGGAAGGCAACCTGGCCTTCGACGTCTACACCAAGGCGGCCGCCCCGCGCGCCTACTGGATCTTCGAGGTCTACCGGGACGAGGACGCCTTCAAGGCACACCTGGAGGCCCCGTACGGCGCCCCGTTCAACGCCGCCCTCACGCCGCTGATCGAGGAGGACGCCTCCGTGCTGACGTTCCTCGATCCGCTGGCCACACATCGATGA
- a CDS encoding carbohydrate kinase family protein, producing the protein MSPYQITVLGECVADAFTEPASTRNELALRVLPGGGPANTAVSLARLGTPARFLARLSGDVFGRLFRAHLEASGVDLSHAVAAAEPSTLAVAELDARGQAAFSFHAQNTADWQWTPGELTGVDLSETACVHTGSLALVREPGGAVVEEFLAAASRRTTISIDPNVRPLLVHPDVYRARLAHWCALADILRLSEDDLELLLPGTTPEQACDTWHAAGVRLVVITLGADGALASLDGERLRVPAVTTQVVDTVGAGDSFTAGLLHHLAARGSLGGRLADLGLDDVAEACRFATRVAALTCSVAGPNPPWRDQLALFATASDA; encoded by the coding sequence ATGAGCCCGTATCAGATCACCGTCCTGGGGGAGTGCGTCGCGGACGCGTTCACCGAACCCGCGAGCACCCGGAACGAACTCGCCCTGCGGGTGCTGCCGGGCGGTGGACCTGCGAACACGGCCGTGTCCCTGGCCAGGCTGGGCACCCCGGCCCGCTTCCTCGCACGTCTGTCCGGCGACGTGTTCGGCCGACTGTTCCGGGCCCACCTGGAGGCATCGGGCGTGGACCTGTCGCACGCCGTGGCGGCGGCCGAGCCCAGCACGCTGGCCGTGGCGGAGCTGGACGCCCGGGGGCAGGCCGCGTTCTCCTTCCACGCGCAGAACACGGCCGACTGGCAGTGGACGCCGGGGGAGCTGACGGGGGTGGACCTGTCCGAAACGGCCTGTGTGCACACCGGGTCGCTGGCCCTGGTCCGTGAGCCCGGTGGGGCGGTGGTGGAGGAGTTCCTGGCAGCGGCCTCTCGCCGGACCACCATCAGCATCGATCCCAACGTCCGGCCGCTGCTGGTGCACCCCGACGTGTACCGCGCCAGGCTGGCCCACTGGTGCGCCCTCGCCGACATCCTGCGGCTGAGTGAGGACGACCTGGAACTGCTCCTGCCGGGCACCACGCCGGAGCAGGCATGCGACACCTGGCACGCCGCAGGGGTACGACTCGTCGTGATCACACTCGGCGCCGACGGTGCCCTGGCCTCACTCGACGGCGAACGGCTGCGGGTGCCCGCGGTGACGACACAGGTGGTCGACACGGTGGGGGCGGGGGACTCGTTCACCGCCGGGCTGCTGCACCACCTCGCCGCCCGGGGAAGCCTCGGCGGCCGGCTGGCCGATCTCGGTCTCGACGATGTCGCGGAAGCCTGCCGGTTCGCCACCCGGGTCGCCGCCCTGACGTGCTCGGTCGCGGGCCCCAACCCGCCATGGCGTGACCAGCTGGCGCTGTTCGCGACCGCAAGCGACGCCTGA
- a CDS encoding sugar ABC transporter substrate-binding protein — protein MSRISRLPSSLLRTAACTGVAALALTACGSGSGSGTANAGSGSVKVGLITKTDTNPFFVKMKEGAEKAAEENGVELSTAAGKFDGDNAGQVTAIENMVAAGVKGILITPSDSKAIVPAIEKAKAKGVLVIALDTPTEPESAVDALFATDNVKAGELIGEYAKAAMKGKPAKIATLDLAPGVSVGVQRHNGFLKGFGIEEGDPSVVCSQDTGGDQAKGQTAMENCLQKSPDINVVYTINEPAALGAYTALKAKGREKDVLIVSVDGGCTGTEAVKDGKISATSQQYPLKMAAEGVKAVATYAKDGKKASGYTDTGVTLITDKAQDGVTSKDTAYGLENCWG, from the coding sequence ATGTCTCGCATCTCTCGTCTGCCCTCCTCCTTGCTCAGAACCGCTGCCTGCACGGGTGTCGCGGCCCTCGCCCTGACCGCCTGTGGATCCGGATCCGGATCGGGCACCGCGAACGCCGGATCGGGCAGCGTCAAGGTCGGTCTGATCACCAAGACCGACACCAACCCGTTCTTCGTGAAGATGAAGGAGGGCGCGGAGAAGGCCGCCGAGGAGAACGGTGTCGAGCTGTCCACGGCGGCGGGCAAGTTCGACGGGGACAACGCCGGTCAGGTCACCGCCATCGAGAACATGGTCGCCGCCGGGGTGAAGGGCATCCTGATCACGCCGAGCGACTCCAAGGCGATCGTGCCGGCGATCGAGAAGGCCAAGGCCAAGGGCGTCCTGGTCATCGCCCTGGACACCCCGACCGAGCCGGAGAGCGCGGTCGACGCCCTCTTCGCCACCGACAACGTCAAGGCCGGGGAGCTGATCGGCGAGTACGCCAAGGCCGCCATGAAGGGCAAGCCGGCCAAGATAGCCACCCTCGACCTCGCGCCGGGCGTCTCCGTCGGTGTCCAGCGGCACAACGGCTTCCTCAAGGGCTTCGGCATCGAGGAGGGCGACCCCTCCGTCGTCTGCTCCCAGGACACCGGCGGCGACCAGGCCAAGGGCCAGACCGCGATGGAGAACTGCCTGCAGAAGTCGCCCGACATCAACGTCGTCTACACCATCAACGAACCGGCCGCGCTGGGCGCGTACACCGCGCTCAAGGCCAAGGGCCGGGAGAAGGACGTCCTGATCGTCTCCGTCGACGGCGGCTGCACCGGCACCGAGGCCGTCAAGGACGGCAAGATCTCCGCGACCTCGCAGCAGTACCCGCTGAAGATGGCGGCCGAGGGCGTCAAGGCCGTGGCGACGTACGCCAAGGACGGCAAGAAGGCGTCGGGCTACACCGACACCGGTGTCACGCTGATCACCGACAAGGCGCAGGACGGGGTCACGTCCAAGGACACCGCCTACGGCCTGGAGAACTGCTGGGGCTGA
- a CDS encoding ABC transporter permease — protein MTATSTPYAELKAPTTIRRLLTQPTTGPLAALLLACVFFSVSTDQFLTGGNFSLIVQQVMVVGTLAIGQTLIILTAGIDLSCGAVMAFGSIMIAKMAAEGSLPPLAAIALGLVVCGGFGLLNGALVQKIPLPPFIVTLGMLNVAFALTHIYSEEQTVTNLPGPLTALGQTFPLGKTDITYGSLVTIALFLAFAYALSSTSWGRHVYALGNSPEAARLNGIRTSRLTIGVYTVAGLLYGVAALLLISRTGVGDPQAGQTDNLDSITAVVLGGTSLFGGRGSVLGTFIGVLIVGVFRNGLQLMGVASIYQTLITGVLVILAVTVDQISRKKAR, from the coding sequence ATGACTGCCACGTCCACGCCGTACGCGGAGCTCAAAGCACCGACCACGATCCGCAGACTGCTCACGCAGCCGACCACCGGCCCGCTGGCCGCCCTCCTCCTGGCCTGCGTCTTCTTCTCCGTCTCGACCGACCAGTTCCTCACCGGCGGGAACTTCTCGCTGATCGTGCAGCAGGTCATGGTCGTCGGTACCCTCGCCATCGGCCAGACCCTGATCATCCTCACCGCGGGCATCGACCTGTCCTGCGGGGCCGTGATGGCGTTCGGCAGCATCATGATCGCCAAGATGGCCGCCGAGGGAAGCCTGCCCCCGTTGGCCGCGATCGCGCTGGGCCTGGTCGTCTGCGGCGGCTTCGGCCTGCTCAACGGGGCGCTGGTGCAGAAGATCCCGCTGCCGCCGTTCATCGTCACCCTCGGCATGCTCAACGTGGCGTTCGCGCTGACCCACATCTACTCCGAGGAGCAGACGGTCACCAACCTGCCCGGCCCCCTGACGGCCCTCGGGCAGACCTTCCCGCTCGGCAAGACCGACATCACCTACGGCTCGCTGGTCACCATCGCCCTGTTCCTGGCCTTCGCCTACGCGTTGAGCAGCACCAGCTGGGGCCGGCACGTCTACGCGCTGGGCAACAGCCCGGAAGCGGCGCGGCTGAACGGCATCCGCACCTCCCGACTGACCATCGGCGTCTACACCGTGGCCGGTCTTCTCTACGGCGTCGCCGCTCTGCTGCTGATCTCCCGCACCGGCGTCGGCGACCCCCAGGCAGGGCAGACCGACAATCTCGACAGCATCACGGCCGTGGTCCTCGGCGGAACCAGCCTCTTCGGCGGACGGGGCTCGGTCCTGGGCACGTTCATCGGCGTCCTCATCGTCGGCGTGTTCCGCAACGGCCTGCAGCTGATGGGCGTCGCCTCCATCTACCAGACCCTCATCACCGGAGTCCTGGTGATCCTCGCGGTGACCGTCGACCAGATCTCCCGGAAGAAGGCCCGATGA
- a CDS encoding ATP-binding cassette domain-containing protein — MTSSPTPVLQARGLVKRYGHVTAIDGADFDLLPGEVLAVIGDNGAGKTSLIKALTGAVVPDAGDIRLNGKPITFSGPQSARAHGIETVYQDLAVAASMDIASNMFLGRELRRPGILGSAFRMLDKKRMRQEAAEHMADLKIGLRSLTQSVETLSGGQRQAVAVARAVAWARSVVVMDEPTAALGVKESGQVLDLIRRVRDKGMPVVLISHNMPHVFEIADRIHVHRLGRRAAVIKPSDYSMAEVVAIMTGALSVDEAGDTVVADSAAAKAAGVQAT, encoded by the coding sequence ATGACCAGCTCCCCCACCCCCGTGCTGCAGGCCCGCGGTCTGGTCAAGCGCTACGGCCACGTCACCGCCATCGACGGCGCCGACTTCGACCTGCTGCCCGGCGAGGTCCTCGCCGTCATCGGCGACAACGGCGCCGGCAAGACCAGCCTCATCAAGGCCCTCACCGGCGCGGTGGTCCCCGACGCGGGCGACATACGCCTCAACGGGAAGCCCATCACCTTCTCCGGACCGCAGAGCGCCCGTGCCCACGGCATCGAGACGGTGTATCAGGACCTCGCCGTGGCCGCCTCCATGGACATCGCCTCGAACATGTTCCTCGGCCGCGAGCTCCGCCGACCGGGCATCCTCGGCAGCGCCTTCCGCATGCTCGACAAGAAGCGCATGCGCCAGGAGGCCGCCGAGCACATGGCCGACCTGAAGATCGGCCTGCGCTCACTGACCCAGTCGGTCGAGACCCTCTCCGGCGGACAGCGGCAGGCGGTCGCGGTCGCCCGCGCCGTCGCCTGGGCCCGCAGTGTCGTCGTCATGGACGAACCCACCGCCGCCCTCGGCGTCAAGGAGTCCGGTCAGGTCCTGGACCTCATCCGCCGCGTCCGGGACAAGGGCATGCCGGTCGTCCTGATCAGCCACAACATGCCGCACGTCTTCGAGATCGCCGACCGGATCCACGTCCACCGGCTGGGCAGGCGCGCCGCTGTGATCAAGCCCTCGGACTACTCCATGGCGGAGGTCGTCGCCATCATGACCGGCGCTCTCAGCGTCGACGAGGCCGGAGATACTGTCGTCGCGGACTCCGCGGCGGCCAAGGCCGCCGGCGTCCAGGCCACCTGA
- a CDS encoding LacI family DNA-binding transcriptional regulator — MAANRRPTMADVAREVGVSAKTVSRVLNEDGYTSAETREQVLAAVAKLGFQPNLMARNIRVGGPDTTIGLVVPDLANPFFGAVARGIEETVRERGLTLLMGSSADDPDRERALTDKFLARRVSILIVVPSVGADHAHLKSHRAAGLPIVFLDRPGVGLATDSIVSSNRAGAREGVAHLIAHGHRRIGFVGDLPVTLYTRRERLAGYRAALQEADIPYDRSLVANAHDQSGAEAATAQLLELADAPTALFAGNNIMALGIVAELARGRRKDVAVVAFDDVSLAEALEPALTVVAQDPEELGRSAAATALARLDGTRSRARTITVPTRLIVRGSGEQPAPTP; from the coding sequence ATGGCAGCGAACCGCCGCCCGACCATGGCAGACGTCGCACGCGAAGTCGGTGTCAGCGCCAAGACCGTCTCCCGCGTTCTCAACGAGGACGGATACACCTCGGCCGAGACGAGGGAACAGGTTCTCGCCGCCGTGGCCAAGCTCGGTTTCCAGCCGAACCTCATGGCACGCAACATCCGCGTGGGCGGACCCGACACCACCATCGGCCTGGTCGTCCCCGATCTCGCCAACCCCTTTTTCGGGGCCGTGGCGCGAGGCATCGAGGAAACCGTCCGCGAACGCGGACTGACCCTGCTCATGGGCTCCTCCGCGGACGACCCCGACCGCGAACGCGCCCTGACGGACAAGTTCCTCGCCCGCCGCGTCAGCATCCTGATCGTCGTTCCGTCCGTCGGCGCCGACCACGCCCACCTCAAGTCCCACCGCGCGGCGGGACTGCCCATCGTCTTCCTCGACCGCCCCGGAGTCGGCCTGGCCACGGACAGCATCGTCAGCTCCAACCGGGCGGGGGCCCGGGAGGGCGTCGCCCACCTGATCGCCCACGGCCACCGCCGCATCGGATTCGTCGGCGACCTGCCCGTCACGCTGTACACCCGCCGCGAACGCCTCGCCGGATACCGTGCGGCCCTCCAAGAAGCCGACATCCCCTACGACCGCTCGCTCGTCGCCAACGCCCACGATCAGTCGGGCGCCGAGGCCGCGACCGCCCAACTCCTCGAACTGGCCGATGCCCCCACGGCCCTGTTCGCCGGCAACAACATCATGGCGCTCGGCATCGTCGCCGAACTCGCCCGCGGCAGGCGCAAGGACGTCGCCGTCGTCGCCTTCGACGACGTCTCACTCGCCGAGGCCCTGGAACCGGCCCTGACCGTCGTCGCCCAAGACCCCGAAGAACTCGGCCGCAGCGCGGCGGCCACCGCCCTGGCCCGGCTCGACGGCACCCGCTCCCGGGCGCGCACGATCACCGTTCCCACCCGGCTGATCGTCCGGGGCTCGGGGGAGCAACCGGCGCCCACACCGTAG
- a CDS encoding TetR/AcrR family transcriptional regulator, with protein MTTEVKPSPRERLLEAAATLTYRDGVGIGVEALCKAAGVSKRSMYQLFESKDQLLAASLERRTSAYVAELLPPADDDRSPRERILHVFERVEAWSGAPEFFGCPFLAAQIELKDQSHPASRVAHAVKENLTAFFRAEAERGGAGDPGLLARQLSLVFDGGSARAGIGADRLTGLIAPTVTTLLDAAGVR; from the coding sequence ATGACCACCGAAGTGAAACCAAGCCCCAGGGAGCGGCTGCTGGAGGCGGCGGCCACACTCACCTACCGCGACGGCGTCGGCATCGGCGTGGAGGCGCTGTGCAAGGCGGCTGGAGTGTCGAAGCGCTCGATGTACCAGCTGTTCGAGAGCAAGGACCAACTGCTGGCGGCGAGTCTGGAGCGGCGCACGTCGGCCTACGTGGCGGAGCTCCTGCCCCCGGCGGACGACGACCGCTCACCCCGGGAGCGGATCCTGCATGTCTTCGAGCGGGTGGAGGCGTGGTCGGGCGCACCCGAGTTCTTCGGCTGTCCCTTCCTGGCCGCGCAGATCGAGCTCAAGGACCAGAGCCATCCCGCGAGCCGGGTCGCCCATGCGGTCAAGGAGAACCTGACCGCCTTCTTCCGCGCCGAGGCCGAGCGGGGCGGAGCCGGCGATCCCGGTCTGCTGGCCCGGCAGCTCAGCCTGGTCTTCGACGGTGGCAGCGCCCGCGCGGGCATCGGCGCGGACCGGCTGACAGGGCTCATCGCGCCCACGGTGACCACCCTGCTCGACGCGGCAGGCGTGCGCTGA